One part of the Dysidea avara chromosome 10, odDysAvar1.4, whole genome shotgun sequence genome encodes these proteins:
- the LOC136267909 gene encoding PAN2-PAN3 deadenylation complex catalytic subunit PAN2-like isoform X1, with translation MQSEYVAGSFNEVGVISCDAATQLGVSCLAFDPEEDLLWASTFEGHVSSYYGANLEKYTSFQAHTDSVRQLLPLQAGVVSMSPSELRMTARTGLRCFAYKDNSKSGELQCIVGDQDASKVLIGYQENKLATFDLTKTTIVQEVDTEASPAILRQSETFTCVGDTSGNVVLLDPHTLQQQHNIHQHSTTVADMVVAGHIIATCGYPLNMFGHDGRLALYDVRAMRSLRPLSTMCLPSILRHVPSMGSTILVLSQAGEFQLVHMGGLVTPTTMHLYQINTETLPCYTADISLSGQVLVFGDAGGFIHNWSNVTSTDEEVVLNPYSNPTVFPDQVEAVPYMDFNNPDLGAPLSAAPLTLIPNRSLLSDWPIKNSKFVSRQPEPISSEILDNMKMVQFVGYAPKPANLLSNQCPYQLSRYNYKKTTEPESPMMRADNPLSIVPKPYRRVEIKYSKMGIEGFDFQHYNKTSFAGLEIHIPNAYCNAMLQVLYFLEPVCCSLRSHKCSREFCLACELNFLFRMLEQCQGENCQASNFLRTFRTIREASALGLVMSDVKCQQVDLGKIIQQWTSFVLQQLHQEIVSNKSTNSSSILHDMFATDVQMENVCSRCGKHFSRTTSEMNFPLIYPSSSSPPSQTLSLASLIPESLCRKQQTHMWCDECARYRPTKETRQIVNLPYTLCLTCQVDSDESHHFWSTQSTLPLSLYIRIDGEELVVLEDTCNDNQDGTSPTPKKSAIYDLVSVVGHVKDTTMDDSDDGGNLVAHIRVSPSYHLRKEGKEYTQWYMFNDFAVQQISEPEAATVDLRWYTPCVLMYAQRGLNLLFPEDSLKVVYQLDSSVLMTDKLRRTSSNVVQSPLTFTPLQIHEGLPRKGDVVAIDAEFVTLNQEEAELRSDGTHLTVKPSQLSVARVSVVRGEGTLEGTPFIDDYISTSEQVVDYLTRFSGIKPGDLDAHMSSKHLTTLKDTYLKLLYLVDAGVCFVGHGLKKDFRVINIKVPSSQVLDTVELFYLPNHRYISLKFLAWFFLGMTIQGGSHDSVEDARTALLLYRKYQQLTSKGDLAGHLRKLYDTGRERQWKVPGQ, from the exons ATGCAGTCGGAGTACGTGGCTGGTTCGTTTAACGAAGTAGGTGTAATCAGTTGTGACGCTGCCACCCAGCTTGGCGTGTCCTGTCTCGCCTTTGATCCTGAAGAAGACCTACTTTGGGCATCTACATTTGAA ggTCATGTTAGTTCGTACTATGGAGCAAATCTAGAGAAATACACTTCGTTTCAAGCTCACACTGACTCCGTTAGGCAGTTGCTACCACTACAAGCTGGAGTGGTCAGTATGTCACCATCAGAGCTGAGAATGACGGCTAGAACTGGTCTACGTTGTTTTGCATACAA GGACAATAGTAAATCTGGTGAACTGCAGTGTATTGTGGGTGATCAAGATGCTTCAAAAGTTTTGATCGGATATCAAGAAAACAAATTAGCAACATTTGATCTCACAAAGACCACCATTGTTCAGGAG GTGGACACAGAAGCTAGTCCTGCCATTCTCAGGCAGAGTGAGACGTTCACATGTGTGGGTGACACATCTGGGAATGTTGTTTTACTGGACCCTCACACACTCCAACAACAACACAACATCCATCAACACTCCACTACAGTGGCTGATATGGTGGTCGCTGGGCACATCATTGCTACTTGTGGATACCCTCTCAACAT GTTTGGTCATGATGGACGGTTAGCATTATATGATGTCAGAGCAATGAGGTCACTTCGTCCACTGTCCACGATGTGTCTTCCTTCAATCTTGCGTCATGTTCCCTCCATGGGTTCCACCATACTAGTATTGTCCCag GCTGGAGAGTTCCAATTGGTGCACATGGGTGGTCTGGTGACTCCGACCACTATGCATCTTTACCAGATCAACACAGAGACACTTCCTTGCTACACAGCAGACATCAGTCTCTCTGGCCAAGTGTTAGTGTTTGGTGATGCTGGAGGGTTTATCCATAACTGGAGTAATGTTACATCAACTGATGAAGAGGTTGTGTTGAATCCTTACTCCAATCCTACTGTATTTCCTGATCAG gTAGAAGCAGTTCCATATATGGACTTTAATAATCCAGATTTAGGAGCACCCTTGTCTGCAGCTCCTCTGACATTGATACCTAACAGATCTCTGCTTTCTGATTGGCCGATCAAAAACTCAAAATTTGTTTCACG CCAGCCAGAGCCGATATCATCAGAGATATTGGATAATATGAAGATGGTGCAGTTTGTGGGGTATGCCCCCAAGCCGGCCAACCTTCTCTCCAACCAGTGCCCCTACCAGTTAAGCAGGTACAACTACAAGAAAACAACTGAACCTGAATCACCAATGATGAGAG CTGATAATCCTTTGTCAATTGTTCCTAAGCCATACAGACGTGTGGAGATCAAGTATTCAAAGATGGGCATTGAAGGGTTTGATTTTCAACATTATAACAAGACAAGTTTTGCTGGCCTGGAGATACACATACCAAACGCGTACTGCAATGCCATGTTACAG GTTTTGTACTTTCTTGAGCCTGTGTGTTGCTCACTTAGAAGTCACAAGTGTTCTCGTGAATTCTGTCTTGCATGTGAACTCAATTTCTTGTTCAGAATGTTGGAACAATGTCAGGGAGAGAACTGTCAGGCAAGCAATTTTCTGCGAACTTTCCGTACTATCCGAGAGGCCTCAGCACTTGGTTTAGTTATGAGTGATGTAAAGTGTCAGCAGGTGGATCTTGGCAAAATTATCCAACAATGGACCAGCTTTGTACTGCAACAACTACACCAG GAGATAGTTTCTAACAAGTCCACCAACTCATCGTCGATCCTTCATGACATGTTTGCTACTGATGTACAGATGGAGAACGTGTGTAGTAGGTGTGGCAAGCACTTCAGTCGTACCACCAGTGAAATGAACTTTCCTTTGATCTACCCTTCATCCTCATCACCACCCTCACAGACGTTGTCACTGGCTAGTTTGATTCCAGAGAGTTTATGTCGCAAACAGCAAACGCACATGTGGTGTGATGAGTGTGCACGTTACAGACCAACG AAAGAGACACGGCAGATTGTAAATCTTCCTTACACACTTTGTCTAACTTGTCAAGTTGACAGTGATGAATCACACCATTTTTGGTCTACCCAAAG TACACTTCCTCTCTCATTGTATATTCGAATTGATGGAGAGGAGCTTGTTGTGTTGGAGGACACTTGCAATGACAATCAAGATGGCACTAGCCCCACCCCTAAA AAATCTGCCATTTATGATCTTGTGTCAGTGGTGGGTCATGTCAAAGATACCACAATGGATGACAGTGATGATGGAGGGAATTTAGTAGCTCACATCAGAGTCAGTCCATCTTATCACCTTAGGAAAGAG GGCAAGGAATATACTCAGTGGTACATGTTCAATGACTTTGCTGTACAGCAAATATCAGAG CCAGAAGCAGCTACAGTTGACCTGCGGTGGTATACCCCTTGTGTGTTGATGTATGCACAGCGTGGACTGAATTTGCTGTTCCCTGAAGATTCATTGAAAG TTGTGTACCAATTGGATTCATCAGTACTCATGACTGATAAACTACGTCGGACATCTTCTAATGTTGTACAGAGCCCACTAACGTTCACACCACTACAAATACATGAGGGACTTCCCCGTAAAGGTGATGTTGTCGCCATTGATGCTGAATTTGTAACTCTTAATCAG GAAGAAGCAGAACTTCGAAGTGATGGTACACACTTAACAGTTAAACCTTCTCAACTGAGCGTTGCTCGAGTGAGCGTGGTTCGAGGTGAAGGAACACTAGAAGGCACTCCCTTCATTGATGACTATATTTCAACTTCAGAGCAA GTGGTCGATTATTTGACTCGGTTTTCTGGTATCAAGCCAGGTGACTTGGATGCACATATGAGCTCAAAGCATCTTACTACGTTGAAGGACACTTACTTGAAGCTTTTGTACCTTGTTGATGCTGGGGTGTGTTTTGTTGGGCATGGATTAAAGAAGGACTTTCGTGTGATCAATATTAAAGTGCCATCAAGCCAAGTATTGGATACTGTTGAGCTATTTTATCTTCCTAACCACAGATATATTTCATTGAAATTCTTAGCATGGTTCTTTCTAG GGATGACGATTCAAGGAGGCTCACATGACAGTGTGGAGGATGCTCGTACTGCCTTGTTGTTATATCGCAAGTACCAACAGTTAACATCCAAAGGAGACCTTGCTGGTCACTTGAGAAAACTATATGATACTGGCAGAGAACGACAGTGGAAAGTACCTGGACAGTAA
- the LOC136267909 gene encoding PAN2-PAN3 deadenylation complex catalytic subunit PAN2-like isoform X2, which translates to MSPSELRMTARTGLRCFAYKDNSKSGELQCIVGDQDASKVLIGYQENKLATFDLTKTTIVQEVDTEASPAILRQSETFTCVGDTSGNVVLLDPHTLQQQHNIHQHSTTVADMVVAGHIIATCGYPLNMFGHDGRLALYDVRAMRSLRPLSTMCLPSILRHVPSMGSTILVLSQAGEFQLVHMGGLVTPTTMHLYQINTETLPCYTADISLSGQVLVFGDAGGFIHNWSNVTSTDEEVVLNPYSNPTVFPDQVEAVPYMDFNNPDLGAPLSAAPLTLIPNRSLLSDWPIKNSKFVSRQPEPISSEILDNMKMVQFVGYAPKPANLLSNQCPYQLSRYNYKKTTEPESPMMRADNPLSIVPKPYRRVEIKYSKMGIEGFDFQHYNKTSFAGLEIHIPNAYCNAMLQVLYFLEPVCCSLRSHKCSREFCLACELNFLFRMLEQCQGENCQASNFLRTFRTIREASALGLVMSDVKCQQVDLGKIIQQWTSFVLQQLHQEIVSNKSTNSSSILHDMFATDVQMENVCSRCGKHFSRTTSEMNFPLIYPSSSSPPSQTLSLASLIPESLCRKQQTHMWCDECARYRPTKETRQIVNLPYTLCLTCQVDSDESHHFWSTQSTLPLSLYIRIDGEELVVLEDTCNDNQDGTSPTPKKSAIYDLVSVVGHVKDTTMDDSDDGGNLVAHIRVSPSYHLRKEGKEYTQWYMFNDFAVQQISEPEAATVDLRWYTPCVLMYAQRGLNLLFPEDSLKVVYQLDSSVLMTDKLRRTSSNVVQSPLTFTPLQIHEGLPRKGDVVAIDAEFVTLNQEEAELRSDGTHLTVKPSQLSVARVSVVRGEGTLEGTPFIDDYISTSEQVVDYLTRFSGIKPGDLDAHMSSKHLTTLKDTYLKLLYLVDAGVCFVGHGLKKDFRVINIKVPSSQVLDTVELFYLPNHRYISLKFLAWFFLGMTIQGGSHDSVEDARTALLLYRKYQQLTSKGDLAGHLRKLYDTGRERQWKVPGQ; encoded by the exons ATGTCACCATCAGAGCTGAGAATGACGGCTAGAACTGGTCTACGTTGTTTTGCATACAA GGACAATAGTAAATCTGGTGAACTGCAGTGTATTGTGGGTGATCAAGATGCTTCAAAAGTTTTGATCGGATATCAAGAAAACAAATTAGCAACATTTGATCTCACAAAGACCACCATTGTTCAGGAG GTGGACACAGAAGCTAGTCCTGCCATTCTCAGGCAGAGTGAGACGTTCACATGTGTGGGTGACACATCTGGGAATGTTGTTTTACTGGACCCTCACACACTCCAACAACAACACAACATCCATCAACACTCCACTACAGTGGCTGATATGGTGGTCGCTGGGCACATCATTGCTACTTGTGGATACCCTCTCAACAT GTTTGGTCATGATGGACGGTTAGCATTATATGATGTCAGAGCAATGAGGTCACTTCGTCCACTGTCCACGATGTGTCTTCCTTCAATCTTGCGTCATGTTCCCTCCATGGGTTCCACCATACTAGTATTGTCCCag GCTGGAGAGTTCCAATTGGTGCACATGGGTGGTCTGGTGACTCCGACCACTATGCATCTTTACCAGATCAACACAGAGACACTTCCTTGCTACACAGCAGACATCAGTCTCTCTGGCCAAGTGTTAGTGTTTGGTGATGCTGGAGGGTTTATCCATAACTGGAGTAATGTTACATCAACTGATGAAGAGGTTGTGTTGAATCCTTACTCCAATCCTACTGTATTTCCTGATCAG gTAGAAGCAGTTCCATATATGGACTTTAATAATCCAGATTTAGGAGCACCCTTGTCTGCAGCTCCTCTGACATTGATACCTAACAGATCTCTGCTTTCTGATTGGCCGATCAAAAACTCAAAATTTGTTTCACG CCAGCCAGAGCCGATATCATCAGAGATATTGGATAATATGAAGATGGTGCAGTTTGTGGGGTATGCCCCCAAGCCGGCCAACCTTCTCTCCAACCAGTGCCCCTACCAGTTAAGCAGGTACAACTACAAGAAAACAACTGAACCTGAATCACCAATGATGAGAG CTGATAATCCTTTGTCAATTGTTCCTAAGCCATACAGACGTGTGGAGATCAAGTATTCAAAGATGGGCATTGAAGGGTTTGATTTTCAACATTATAACAAGACAAGTTTTGCTGGCCTGGAGATACACATACCAAACGCGTACTGCAATGCCATGTTACAG GTTTTGTACTTTCTTGAGCCTGTGTGTTGCTCACTTAGAAGTCACAAGTGTTCTCGTGAATTCTGTCTTGCATGTGAACTCAATTTCTTGTTCAGAATGTTGGAACAATGTCAGGGAGAGAACTGTCAGGCAAGCAATTTTCTGCGAACTTTCCGTACTATCCGAGAGGCCTCAGCACTTGGTTTAGTTATGAGTGATGTAAAGTGTCAGCAGGTGGATCTTGGCAAAATTATCCAACAATGGACCAGCTTTGTACTGCAACAACTACACCAG GAGATAGTTTCTAACAAGTCCACCAACTCATCGTCGATCCTTCATGACATGTTTGCTACTGATGTACAGATGGAGAACGTGTGTAGTAGGTGTGGCAAGCACTTCAGTCGTACCACCAGTGAAATGAACTTTCCTTTGATCTACCCTTCATCCTCATCACCACCCTCACAGACGTTGTCACTGGCTAGTTTGATTCCAGAGAGTTTATGTCGCAAACAGCAAACGCACATGTGGTGTGATGAGTGTGCACGTTACAGACCAACG AAAGAGACACGGCAGATTGTAAATCTTCCTTACACACTTTGTCTAACTTGTCAAGTTGACAGTGATGAATCACACCATTTTTGGTCTACCCAAAG TACACTTCCTCTCTCATTGTATATTCGAATTGATGGAGAGGAGCTTGTTGTGTTGGAGGACACTTGCAATGACAATCAAGATGGCACTAGCCCCACCCCTAAA AAATCTGCCATTTATGATCTTGTGTCAGTGGTGGGTCATGTCAAAGATACCACAATGGATGACAGTGATGATGGAGGGAATTTAGTAGCTCACATCAGAGTCAGTCCATCTTATCACCTTAGGAAAGAG GGCAAGGAATATACTCAGTGGTACATGTTCAATGACTTTGCTGTACAGCAAATATCAGAG CCAGAAGCAGCTACAGTTGACCTGCGGTGGTATACCCCTTGTGTGTTGATGTATGCACAGCGTGGACTGAATTTGCTGTTCCCTGAAGATTCATTGAAAG TTGTGTACCAATTGGATTCATCAGTACTCATGACTGATAAACTACGTCGGACATCTTCTAATGTTGTACAGAGCCCACTAACGTTCACACCACTACAAATACATGAGGGACTTCCCCGTAAAGGTGATGTTGTCGCCATTGATGCTGAATTTGTAACTCTTAATCAG GAAGAAGCAGAACTTCGAAGTGATGGTACACACTTAACAGTTAAACCTTCTCAACTGAGCGTTGCTCGAGTGAGCGTGGTTCGAGGTGAAGGAACACTAGAAGGCACTCCCTTCATTGATGACTATATTTCAACTTCAGAGCAA GTGGTCGATTATTTGACTCGGTTTTCTGGTATCAAGCCAGGTGACTTGGATGCACATATGAGCTCAAAGCATCTTACTACGTTGAAGGACACTTACTTGAAGCTTTTGTACCTTGTTGATGCTGGGGTGTGTTTTGTTGGGCATGGATTAAAGAAGGACTTTCGTGTGATCAATATTAAAGTGCCATCAAGCCAAGTATTGGATACTGTTGAGCTATTTTATCTTCCTAACCACAGATATATTTCATTGAAATTCTTAGCATGGTTCTTTCTAG GGATGACGATTCAAGGAGGCTCACATGACAGTGTGGAGGATGCTCGTACTGCCTTGTTGTTATATCGCAAGTACCAACAGTTAACATCCAAAGGAGACCTTGCTGGTCACTTGAGAAAACTATATGATACTGGCAGAGAACGACAGTGGAAAGTACCTGGACAGTAA
- the LOC136268746 gene encoding putative ATP-dependent DNA helicase Q1, with translation MTLLRVTDLCSKGLKACYTTKDQTDEELKLGVTEERFQWELQKIGELRTLLPKSVNMLVLTNTATPSLWIEMSYLFGLRNEVTLSIPPCRSNVMFVITSVSKLEDVLEPIAEKLKKEQSHYTRTLIYCQTDDHCANLYLYFKHKLGSSLLDPPDAPDLAAGGYVQPIVKKTIIERFTKQSSLQFVIVTKAFGLDIDCFGVQQIIHVGPHLDLESYIQETSQDGAPSVALLCKHSKKKPLLDLSMIKYVSNEMTCRRDVLFGLFDNYERRFSVDLRMCCDM, from the exons ATGACGTTGTTAAGA GTAACTGATCTTTGTTCTAAAGGACTGAAGGCGTGTTACACAACTAAGGACCAAACTGATGAAGAGTTGAAGCTGGGTGTCACAGAAG AAAGATTTCAGTGGGAATTACAAAAAATTGGAGAATTAAGAACCCTGTTACCAAAATCAGTCAACATGCTAGTACTAACTAATACAGCTACCCCTTCTCTCTGGATAGAAATGTCATATTTATTTGGGCTCAGAAATGAAGTTACCTTATCTATTCCACCATGTAGGAGCAACGTTATGTTTGTTATCACGTCAGTTAGCAAACTTGAAGATGTGCTAGAGCCGATAGCTGAGAAGCTGAAGAAGGAACAGTCTCATTACACCAGAACACTGATATATTGCCAGACAGATGACCACTGTGCAAATTTATATCTTTACTTCAAGCATAAACTAGGATCAAGTTTACTGGACCCTCCTGATGCCCCAGACCTGGCTGCTGGTGGATATGTACAACCGATAGTCAAGAAAACCATTATTGAAAGGTTTACAAAACAGTCGTCATTACAATTTGTAATTGTTACAAAAgcttttggattagatatcgaCTGTTTTGGAGTTCAACAAATAATTCATGTTGGTCCACATTTAGATTTAGAGTCATACATTCAAGAGACCAGTCAAGATGGAGCGCCATCAGTCGCACTTCTGTGTAAGCACAGTAAGAAGAAACCTTTACTAGATTTGAGCATGATAAAATATGTGTCCAATGAAATGACTTGCAGGAGAGATGTGCTATTCGGACTGTTTGACAATTATGAACGAAGATTTTCTGTTGACTTGCGCATGTGCTGTGATATGTGA
- the LOC136268660 gene encoding DNA replication licensing factor mcm5-like — protein MAGFDDPGVFYSDPLYSEDGQSEVGTGESNTRTQKKFYDFLRTFMDDTNVYCYREALKHHYNLRQYWLEVDMEDLRHYDEDLADKLIKLPAHHLSLFESAAKEVADEVTRPRPSGEEEIQDIQVMLRSDSNPVQVRQLKSTDMAHLVKVPGIVVSASAVMAKATRLTIQCRSCRTYQSNIPIKPGMEGYMLPKTCNTEQAGRPKCPVDPFFIVPDKCKCVDYQTLKLQESPDAVPNGELPRHMQLFVDRYLVERVVPGNRISVMGIYSIKKVIQGKAKRGAHEKTSVGIRRPYLRVVGIQVETEGHSRVGVSESLSPEEVDAMQQLAGQPDVYNIFAGSIAPSIYGSTDIKRAIACLLFGGSRKRLPDGLTRRGDINLLLLGDPGTAKSQLLKFVEKVAPIGVYTSGKGSSAAGLTASVIRDPTTRGYIMEGGAMVLADGGVVCIDEFDKMREDDRVAIHEAMEQQTISIAKAGITTTLNSRCSVLAAANSVFGRWDDSKGGENINFMPTILSRFDMIFIVKDQHDEAKDERLAKHVMKVHLNAQQPDEEGEGELPLALMKKYISYCKRKCGPRLSEEAASKLKNRYVMMRNGARQHEHESQRKTTIPITVRQLEAIVRISESLAKMSLSPFATEVHVDEALRLFQVSTLEAAMSGNLSGAEGFTPESDQELVRKIERQLKNRFPIGSQVSEQRIVQDFVKQKFPEHAVHTVLHIMLRRGELQHRMQRKVLFRVR, from the exons ATGGCAGGATTTGACGATCCAGGAGTGTTCTACAGCGACCCGTTGTACTCGGAGGACGGGCAATCAGAGGTTGGCACGGGAGAGAGTAACACAAGGACGCAGAAAAAATTTTACGACTTTCTCCGTACCTTCATGGATGACACAAATGTGTACTGTTACAG AGAGGCGCTAAAGCACCATTATAACTTAAGGCAGTACTGGCTGGAAGTGGACATGGAGGATCTTCGACATTATGATGAGGATCTTGCAGACAAGCTTATCAAATTACCTGCTCACCACTTGTCCCTG TTTGAAAGTGCGGCTAAAGAGGTGGCTGATGAGGTTACCAGACCACGTCCTTCAGGAGAAGAGGAGATACAAGATATTCAAGTAATGTTACGTTCTGATTCTAATCCTGTACAAGTCCGCCAACTCAAG TCTACTGATATGGCACATCTTGTTAAAGTTCCTGGAATTGTTGTAAGCGCTTCAGCAGTCATGGCAAAAGCCACGCGGCTAACGATTCAGTGTCGCAGCTGTCGTACATACCAATCCAACATACCCATCAAACCAGGAATGGAGGGGTACATGCTACCGAAAACTTGCAACAC AGAGCAAGCCGGTAGACCAAAGTGCCCTGTTGATCCATTTTTTATTGTTCCTGACAAGTGCAAGTGTGTGGACTACCAGACATTAAAACTACAAGAAAGTCCCGATGCTGTTCCTAATGGAGAACTACCTCGACACATGCAGCTGTTTGTGGATAG GTATTTAGTGGAGCGAGTTGTTCCTGGAAATCGtatttcagtcatgggtatTTATTCTATTAAGAAAGTCATCCAAGGAAAGGCTAAAAGG GGAGCACACGAGAAAACCAGTGTGGGTATTCGTCGGCCATACTTGAGGGTGGTAGGTATACAAGTGGAGACAGAAGGTCACAGCAGAGTTGGTGTGAGTGAGTCACTGTCTCCAGAGGAAGTAGATGCGATGCAACAACTAGCTGGACAACCTGATGTCTACAACATATTTGCTGGTAGTATAGCACCTTCCATTTATGGTAGCACAG ATATTAAACGAGCTATTGCTTGTTTATTATTTGGTGGTTCACGTAAACGACTCCCTGATGGGCTTACTAGACGTGGCGACATCAATTTACTGTTGCTAGGTGACCCGGGGACAGCAAAGAGTCAACTTTTGAAGTTTGTAGAGAAAGTAGCACCAATTGGA GTATACACATCTGGCAAAGGCAGTAGTGCAGCTGGACTGACTGCATCAGTGATAAGGGATCCGACTACA AGAGGTTACATCATGGAGGGGGGAGCTATGGTACTTGCTGATGGTGGTGTGGTCTGCATTGATGAGTTTGACAAG ATGCGAGAGGATGATAGAGTAGCCATACATGAAGCTATGGAGCAGCAAACTATTTCCATAgccaag GCTGGAATCACTACAACACTAAACTCACGTTGTTCAGTTCTGGCAGCTGCCAATTCAGTGTTTGGTCGTTGGGATGATTCTAAAGGAGGAGAG AACATCAACTTTATGCCAACAATTCTGTCACGTTTTGATATGATCTTCATCGTAAAAGACCAGCACGATGAAGCTAAAGATGAG AGGCTAGCTAAACATGTTATGAAGGTGCATCTTAATGCTCAACAACCAGATGAAGAAGGTGAAGGGGAACTCCCTTTGGCATTGATGAAAAAATATATTTCCTACTGCAAACG GAAGTGTGGTCCCAGGTTGTCAGAGGAAGCAGCCAGCAAACTAAAGAATCGTTATGTTATGATGCGTAATGGAGCACGACAACATGAACACGAGTCACAACGGAAAACCACAATTCCAATAACAGTCAG ACAACTGGAGGCTATAGTACGTATCTCAGAGTCCCTGGCTAAGATGTCCTTGTCTCCATTTGCCACTGAAGTACATGTGGACGAAGCTTTGCGACTATTCCAGGTATCAACGCTGGAAGCAGCTATGAGTGGAAACCTATCAG GTGCTGAAGGGTTTACCCCAGAAAGTGATCAAGAGTTGGTAAGGAAAATAGAGCGGCAACTTAAAAACCGTTTTCCAATTGGATCTCAG GTATCTGAGCAAAGAATAGTTCAAGATTTTGTTAAACAA AAATTTCCTGAGCATGCTGTCCACACTGTTCTACACATTATGTTGAGACGTGGTGAACTACAACATCGCATGCAAAGGAAAGTGTTGTTTAGAGTCCGGTGA
- the LOC136268661 gene encoding sorting nexin-6-like has protein sequence MMDADDHEADLLSEEPKKKVRAESEVDLETDSSLLVDISDALSEQDKVKYTVHTKTTLQSFKKSEFSVIREHEEFVWLHDRFTENEDYAGIMIPPPPPKPDFDEPRIKLAKLREGEQTMTKEEYTKMKQELEAEYLATFKKTVAMHEVFLQRLTSHPRLRNDSVFTVFLEFDGDLSIRQKNTRERLGSLVKGFAKGVDVMYLQKHKDVDEYFEKEKAYLTEYNAQLHDTIRYADKMTKVHKAMADNFIGIAAYISVLPYGNKDPLLMLFKKSGDSFEKLRKLEARCATDEDLKFTDLLRYYERDTKAALGLMYRRIRSLANLQNTTKALEKAKQKGKGVDEAESNNKKANEKFEQYSEIGKQELADFKARRITAFRKNLVELTELELKHAKSQLQVLKATLSNLQEI, from the exons ATGATG GATGCAGATGACCACGAAGCTGATCTATTGTCGGAAGAGCCCAAGAAGAAAGTGAGGGCAGAGTCAGAGGTTGATCTAGAAACAGACAGCTCTCTGCTGGTGGACATTTCTGATGCACTAAGTGAACAAGACAAAGTGAAATACACAGTCCACACAAAG ACAACTTTGCAAAGTTTCAAGAAGTCAGAGTTTTCTGTTATCAGAGAACACGAAGAGTTTGTATGGCTACATGACCGGTTTACAGAGAACGAGGACTATGCTGGGATCATG ATTCCACCTCCCCCACCAAAGCCAGATTTTGATGAACCTCGGATAAAGTTAGCTAAACTAAGAGAGGGAGAACAGACAATGACCAAGGAAGAGTATACTAAAATGAAACAAGAACTAGAAGC GGAATATCTGGCAACATTCAAGAAGACAGTTGCAATGCACGAGGTGTTTCTGCAAAGACTTACATCTCATCCTCGTTTACGTAATGATAGTGTTTTCACAGTCTTCCTCGAGTTTGATGGAGAT CTAAGCATTAGGCAGAAAAACACTCGCGAGAGACTTGGAAGTTTAGTTAAAGGCTTTGCTAAAGGAGTGGATGTAATGTACTTACAGAAACACAAG GATGTGGATGAGTATTTCGAGAAAGAGAAGGCATACTTGACTGAATACAACGCACA GCTTCATGATACCATCCGTTATGCTGACAAAATGACTAAAGTACACAAGGCAATGGCAGACAACTTTATTGGTATTGCAGCTTACATTTCTGTTCTCCCGTATGGTAACAAAGATCCACTATTAAT GCTGTTTAAGAAAAGTGGGGATTCTTTTGAAAAGCTGAGG AAACTGGAGGCAAGGTGTGCAACAGATGAGGATTTAAAGTTTACTGATTTACTGCGTTACTATGAACGAGACACTAAAGCAGCTCTCGGGCTTATGTACAGAAGAATCCGTAGTCTTGCTAACCTACAAAACACCACCAAGGCTTTGGAAAAGGCAAAACAAAAAGGAAAGGGAGTAGATGAA GCTGAGAGTAACAATAAGAAAGCTAACGAAAAGTTTGAACAATATTCAGAAATTGGGAAGCAAG AATTGGCAGACTTCAAGGCTCGTAGAATTACAGCATTCAGGAAAAATTTA GTGGAACTAACTGAGCTAGAATTGAAGCATGCCAAG TCACAGTTACAAGTGCTCAAAGCCACTCTATCAAACTTACAAGAGATTTAA